The Stratiformator vulcanicus genome has a segment encoding these proteins:
- a CDS encoding recombinase family protein codes for MQKMYQMAIVGKSAVQIAEWLNESGVKPGRYTQLQQWSSKTVGNLLRDRLLYGLRRFGKQKSRWLLNAGKYRIEKNPNPDEDYRPELAHITEEQFDKLQDALDRRKRGGQKTGKENPLYGKPRSRTKWPGQTASCSVCGERMHSDGRHLRCKDSAVQYGSKCWNHVKAKNEVVVNEVIPWLTSLIRENPEFLQEAISACWVEYQREIDGLGAEAKKISKQMASLERELKNLTQAIRLADTSGKSLPTLLDAVEVTQNQLSDLKTWKEENTLVVSQRRYASIGAVSAHFDNAFLELARTSLDFAEVLRDLMPTFEIFPVKALDSNQVRPMGEVVASIPCGPDLSDRQEFRKRFYLFQPSKPIQLLDSIKEMRMEHPDWSRCQIMKAVGERKSTVERSIFILKVMEKEGLSVPFRRLHCKPEKASRLYREETRAAEKRKRTS; via the coding sequence ATCCAAAAAATGTACCAAATGGCGATCGTCGGAAAAAGTGCTGTGCAAATAGCGGAATGGCTCAACGAATCGGGTGTGAAACCGGGACGATACACTCAATTGCAGCAATGGTCATCGAAGACTGTTGGTAACCTTCTTCGAGATCGACTTCTTTATGGACTCCGGCGGTTTGGCAAGCAGAAGTCACGTTGGCTGCTCAATGCCGGAAAATACAGGATCGAAAAGAATCCGAACCCTGATGAAGATTACCGGCCCGAACTCGCCCACATAACAGAGGAGCAGTTCGATAAGCTCCAAGACGCCCTTGATCGCCGCAAGCGGGGTGGTCAAAAAACCGGAAAAGAAAATCCACTTTATGGAAAGCCGCGGAGCCGAACGAAGTGGCCGGGACAAACCGCTAGCTGCAGTGTCTGCGGCGAACGAATGCACTCGGACGGTCGTCACCTCCGATGCAAAGACTCAGCAGTTCAATACGGGTCGAAGTGCTGGAATCATGTGAAGGCCAAGAACGAAGTGGTAGTCAATGAGGTAATACCGTGGTTGACCTCCTTAATAAGAGAAAACCCTGAATTTCTACAGGAGGCTATCTCGGCCTGTTGGGTCGAATATCAACGCGAAATCGACGGTCTCGGCGCGGAGGCAAAAAAGATCAGCAAGCAAATGGCGAGTCTTGAACGAGAGCTAAAGAATTTGACACAGGCGATCCGTCTTGCCGATACTTCGGGCAAGTCGTTGCCGACTTTGCTTGATGCAGTTGAAGTGACTCAGAATCAGCTTTCTGACCTTAAAACCTGGAAAGAGGAGAACACACTTGTCGTGTCGCAGCGACGGTATGCTTCCATCGGGGCGGTTTCGGCACACTTTGACAACGCCTTTCTCGAACTCGCGCGAACGTCGCTAGATTTTGCGGAGGTTCTCCGTGATCTCATGCCGACGTTCGAAATTTTTCCCGTAAAAGCTCTGGACTCCAATCAGGTTCGACCTATGGGGGAAGTGGTTGCTTCAATACCCTGCGGCCCAGACTTGTCGGACCGTCAAGAGTTTCGGAAGCGCTTTTATCTATTTCAGCCCTCCAAACCGATTCAGCTGCTGGACTCGATAAAAGAAATGCGAATGGAACATCCCGACTGGTCACGGTGCCAAATTATGAAAGCGGTTGGCGAACGCAAATCGACAGTCGAGCGGAGTATTTTTATTCTCAAAGTCATGGAAAAAGAGGGACTTTCGGTGCCTTTTCGCCGGCTGCATTGCAAACCTGAGAAAGCGTCTCGATTGTATCGAGAAGAGACAAGAGCAGCCGAGAAAAGAAAGAGAACTTCTTGA
- a CDS encoding Nmad2 family putative nucleotide modification protein, with amino-acid sequence MRLYSYIVARDFGFAPNPFYGICTLATCKPKIRATARPGDWIVGTGSKGFRLDGHIVFAMRVTEVLTFDQYWSDTRFKRKRPNLRGSLKQAYGDNIYHRHPQTGDWLQEDSHHSYADGSSNPANVERDTQSDAVLIGEEFYYWGKSGPKIPNQFRNYNGLDVCLSGPGHKCNFPHVLAGLFVHWIRSQVDHGYLGEPAEF; translated from the coding sequence GTGAGACTGTACTCCTACATCGTTGCCCGCGACTTTGGATTCGCTCCAAATCCCTTCTACGGGATTTGCACTTTAGCAACTTGTAAGCCAAAGATCCGAGCGACGGCACGACCCGGTGACTGGATTGTCGGCACGGGCTCGAAGGGCTTCCGCCTCGATGGTCACATCGTGTTCGCAATGCGGGTCACCGAGGTTCTTACCTTCGATCAATACTGGTCTGACACTCGCTTCAAACGCAAGCGACCCAACCTACGCGGCAGTCTGAAGCAGGCGTATGGCGACAACATTTATCATCGACATCCCCAAACTGGTGACTGGCTTCAAGAAGACTCGCACCACAGCTACGCGGATGGAAGCTCGAATCCCGCCAACGTTGAGCGTGACACGCAGTCGGACGCTGTGTTGATCGGTGAAGAGTTCTATTACTGGGGAAAATCCGGTCCTAAGATTCCAAATCAATTCCGCAATTACAACGGCCTTGATGTTTGCCTTTCCGGTCCCGGGCACAAGTGCAACTTTCCTCACGTGCTGGCAGGGTTATTTGTCCACTGGATTCGCTCGCAAGTCGACCACGGCTACCTCGGTGAGCCAGCGGAGTTTTAG
- a CDS encoding tyrosine-type recombinase/integrase, whose amino-acid sequence MAPKKIARRQKVGRVSVYLHHASWWLYYRELGTPVRRRCSSDRDVALETAARVNAQLARGCPQEATFVPISIGELRRRFLEYHEDVARSSVATVRRYEAATDHLSKFAGSSPAHLLDVEAFAKHLRSIEVPPNGHPHTACRPLREKGVRYILEVCRGMYSYAKRSRNLPAYEENPFSRIRIDRLPATDSKPIFVFDEVEEEKFLRVADAFDFAIHFVLAKTGLRPGELVHLMVDDVHPDDALLTVRNRPQLGWRTKTGQERIVPLVKPVCVLLRCVVGHRHGGPLFLRRRFHLGETAELQSESEMSAALLEQGRGKNRLTRRELATEARRVWRDAGALKTDDIRKSMIRTARRAGLIGVTCPKSWRHTFATLLQEAEVDPVVRQLLLGHKVTDSTELGMTARYTHTRLRTLRLQLERAISLRPQTLNLARNHTEDHK is encoded by the coding sequence ATGGCGCCGAAGAAGATCGCCCGCCGACAGAAAGTCGGCCGCGTGAGTGTCTATCTCCACCACGCTAGTTGGTGGCTCTATTATCGGGAGCTTGGTACCCCGGTCAGGCGGCGGTGTTCGAGCGACCGTGATGTCGCGCTTGAAACAGCCGCACGTGTCAATGCGCAGCTCGCAAGGGGTTGTCCCCAAGAAGCGACGTTCGTTCCCATTTCTATCGGAGAACTGAGGCGACGCTTTCTCGAATACCACGAAGACGTCGCCCGCTCATCAGTGGCGACGGTACGTCGCTACGAGGCAGCGACCGATCACCTCAGCAAATTCGCGGGATCATCACCAGCTCACTTGCTCGACGTGGAGGCGTTCGCGAAGCACCTACGGTCGATCGAGGTGCCGCCCAATGGCCATCCGCATACAGCCTGTCGCCCACTGCGAGAGAAGGGGGTTCGGTACATTCTCGAAGTTTGTCGAGGAATGTATTCCTATGCGAAGCGGTCGCGAAACTTGCCCGCATACGAGGAGAATCCTTTCAGCAGGATTCGGATCGATCGCCTCCCGGCTACGGACTCAAAACCGATTTTCGTATTTGACGAAGTTGAAGAGGAGAAGTTCCTCCGGGTAGCCGACGCATTCGACTTCGCCATCCACTTCGTTCTGGCGAAAACAGGCCTGCGACCCGGCGAATTGGTTCATTTGATGGTCGATGACGTCCACCCCGATGACGCGCTGCTGACAGTACGGAATCGACCGCAACTGGGGTGGAGAACCAAGACCGGACAAGAGCGGATCGTCCCACTGGTCAAACCGGTCTGCGTGCTGCTTCGCTGCGTTGTCGGCCATCGACACGGTGGCCCTTTATTTCTGCGACGACGATTCCATCTCGGCGAAACCGCTGAATTGCAATCGGAATCGGAAATGTCGGCCGCACTCCTTGAGCAAGGTCGCGGCAAAAACCGGCTGACGCGACGGGAACTCGCTACCGAAGCCCGCCGCGTCTGGCGGGACGCAGGGGCGTTGAAAACCGACGATATCCGAAAGTCGATGATCCGGACCGCTCGTCGTGCGGGACTCATCGGCGTGACCTGCCCAAAGTCTTGGCGTCACACGTTTGCCACACTGCTGCAGGAAGCTGAAGTCGATCCCGTCGTGCGGCAATTGCTACTCGGGCACAAGGTGACCGACTCGACCGAATTGGGCATGACAGCGCGCTACACACACACCCGCCTTCGGACGCTGCGGCTTCAGCTCGAACGAGCGATTTCGCTTCGCCCGCAAACCTTGAACCTCGCACGCAATCACACAGAGGACCACAAATAA
- a CDS encoding recombinase family protein, translating to MHTFINASRPDGILRVLKPGRISTPNQRDEAIQAKNDTVEQWLRQRFDGEIEFKYVSQQVSGYSCQNEVYSQSLAFVCDQWPDLVVVTEIREIVREPSRQHTFINTCVDNDVRLISIRGALDTADPNWRQSACVGALLESMAPAEASERVKEMAAYSFKRGGMTLKVRFGYEKIPVNERVVEKNGDCVAIRKLT from the coding sequence ATGCACACTTTTATTAACGCCTCGCGGCCCGACGGCATTCTACGAGTGCTTAAACCCGGCAGAATCTCTACGCCAAACCAACGCGATGAAGCTATTCAAGCCAAGAACGACACTGTCGAACAATGGCTTAGACAGCGATTTGACGGCGAGATCGAGTTCAAATACGTGTCACAGCAGGTCAGCGGCTATTCCTGTCAAAACGAGGTCTATAGTCAATCGCTTGCCTTTGTGTGTGACCAGTGGCCCGATTTGGTGGTCGTAACCGAAATCCGGGAAATCGTGAGGGAGCCATCTCGCCAGCACACTTTTATCAACACATGTGTTGATAACGATGTTCGACTTATCTCTATCCGAGGAGCACTCGATACGGCAGATCCCAATTGGCGGCAGAGCGCCTGCGTCGGTGCACTACTTGAAAGCATGGCGCCGGCCGAAGCCTCTGAACGGGTCAAGGAAATGGCGGCATATAGTTTTAAGCGGGGAGGAATGACTCTCAAGGTCAGATTCGGCTACGAGAAAATCCCCGTAAACGAACGAGTCGTCGAGAAGAACGGCGATTGCGTCGCCATTCGGAAACTGACCTAA
- a CDS encoding toll/interleukin-1 receptor domain-containing protein produces the protein MSKIFVSYRRKDAASETGRIVNDLVQRFGKKAVFNDVFDIRGGQRFREVIGDQLNATKVFLAVIGSHWVDAVDDQGLRRLDNPEDYVHFEIEAALSQPGCIVIPVLVNHQQIPKKEELPEALAELVDRNAVKIRPDPDFTDDMESLCQLIAEHVPPKKLWPKFVAAASVFLALMVAAFFLGLGPQIPDTIVQAFDSSTGERVLRPFALRVDDRAESPPAVQHLLVDTKPQDISITSVECRGFKSTVDSSKTNVAESDDGFLIKIALDRATNSDDCLDDIDYFEAIKPNVGSVLGWPTDEQIADDISDNDVPAKDVELIVQNMTQQHLDVLLFWLPPSNNPQLQNPFAARWTQIKQSETKSSIEPGKHARFKLFRLDPGYFVFFASANGTEARKLYSTALYKEPFVVATITELTEHGLSLKFYKIMPPEFSKP, from the coding sequence ATGTCTAAAATATTTGTTTCATACCGACGGAAAGACGCGGCGAGCGAGACAGGGCGGATCGTTAATGATCTAGTCCAACGGTTCGGAAAAAAGGCCGTTTTTAATGACGTATTTGATATCAGAGGTGGACAGCGTTTTCGAGAAGTAATAGGCGATCAGTTGAACGCTACGAAAGTTTTTCTCGCGGTCATTGGCAGTCACTGGGTTGATGCGGTCGACGACCAAGGGCTTCGGCGTCTTGACAATCCTGAAGACTATGTTCATTTCGAAATTGAAGCGGCCCTTTCGCAACCAGGTTGCATTGTCATTCCTGTGCTCGTCAATCATCAGCAGATACCGAAGAAAGAGGAATTGCCGGAGGCCCTCGCTGAATTGGTTGATCGGAACGCGGTCAAAATTCGTCCTGACCCCGATTTCACGGACGACATGGAGAGCCTTTGCCAACTCATCGCCGAGCACGTTCCACCGAAAAAGTTGTGGCCTAAATTTGTTGCTGCGGCGAGCGTGTTTCTCGCATTAATGGTTGCTGCATTTTTTCTCGGGCTAGGACCACAGATACCAGACACTATCGTCCAAGCGTTTGATTCATCGACGGGCGAGCGCGTACTTCGACCATTCGCTTTACGAGTAGACGACAGAGCCGAGAGCCCCCCGGCTGTGCAGCACCTACTTGTCGACACGAAGCCGCAGGATATTTCAATTACTTCTGTTGAATGCCGCGGATTCAAGTCCACGGTCGACTCTAGCAAGACTAACGTTGCCGAATCAGATGACGGTTTTCTGATCAAGATCGCGCTAGATCGCGCAACTAACTCTGATGATTGTCTGGACGACATTGACTACTTCGAGGCGATTAAGCCCAATGTCGGAAGCGTCCTTGGTTGGCCTACTGACGAACAGATTGCAGATGATATCTCCGATAATGACGTGCCAGCAAAGGATGTCGAGCTGATCGTTCAAAATATGACTCAGCAACATCTGGACGTACTTTTGTTCTGGCTGCCGCCATCGAACAACCCGCAATTACAGAATCCGTTTGCAGCCAGATGGACACAAATCAAACAATCTGAAACTAAGAGTTCTATAGAACCCGGCAAACATGCACGCTTCAAGCTATTCCGATTAGACCCGGGCTATTTTGTTTTTTTTGCTTCCGCCAACGGCACCGAAGCACGCAAACTTTACAGCACAGCGCTTTACAAGGAACCCTTCGTGGTGGCAACCATCACTGAACTTACAGAACATGGACTTTCGCTTAAGTTCTACAAAATAATGCCTCCAGAGTTCTCGAAACCCTAA
- a CDS encoding TIR domain-containing protein yields MNKGCNVSNAKNESKRRHIFVSHHHKDDAGVDKMTDLLKRGGCDARNSSIRALRPENQERMKKGMVKDETIRRWLRAKISWAGAVVVLVGKETHSRPWVDWEIEQAHKQGKRIIGVYEQGGTEADLPKNLHKYRDALVGWQSDRIMDAIDGKLDNSQKSDGTAWPKRDIKRIKCQ; encoded by the coding sequence ATGAACAAAGGTTGTAACGTGAGCAACGCAAAGAACGAAAGCAAACGACGGCACATCTTTGTCAGCCATCACCACAAGGATGACGCTGGCGTCGATAAGATGACCGATCTCCTCAAGCGTGGCGGCTGCGATGCTCGCAACAGCTCAATACGTGCATTGCGGCCTGAGAATCAAGAACGCATGAAGAAGGGTATGGTCAAGGACGAGACCATTCGACGCTGGCTTCGCGCAAAGATCTCTTGGGCGGGGGCCGTTGTAGTCTTAGTCGGCAAGGAGACACATTCTCGTCCGTGGGTTGACTGGGAGATCGAGCAGGCACACAAGCAGGGAAAGAGGATCATCGGCGTCTACGAACAAGGTGGCACTGAGGCAGATCTGCCAAAAAATCTGCATAAGTACCGTGACGCCTTGGTCGGTTGGCAGTCGGACCGAATCATGGACGCGATCGACGGCAAACTCGACAACTCGCAAAAGTCGGACGGTACGGCATGGCCGAAACGCGATATCAAGCGCATCAAGTGCCAGTGA
- a CDS encoding glucan biosynthesis protein, protein MATVSKTERRSAPPWKSAAIGLFCAAVIIIVFVASRSSDVEQTVAVPTGPHIYGGNSPPPDVDPVFEKVWQTAIARGPREGAIPIVSGPLADIDYDGYRKIIFDPDKQFWKGDDLGWILDLFHAGYIFKEPVRVWQVLSDSVADSAAAPAIGSGDPTVEANAERQPEIKPIAFDPDLFWYLDDVVKRDQIPEQFGYAGIRLNSIFQGEESYREVASFLGATYFRALGSDHIYGSSARGLAIDTASNMPEQFPSFREYWVERPKPDAERVRAWALLDSAGITGAYRFDIYPGDTTRLDVTARLKARHQIGKLCIAPITSMFMWGDGTPPPSGDSRPEVHDADGLLCWSESGEWLWRPLRCPSTTTRSVFEFDGLRGFGLLQRDQSYDNYRDDEALYHRRYSIWVEPKQSLGRGRVELLEIESPGEWIDNIAAFWVPERPILADDVIDLKYDLLFCSGNPPAFSGGRVLSSSVTYNAKQDVAKVMLTFGGGGLDDSARDRDFDVLVTPKDRLIAGPLVRRAEDGTIVAVFDLQAGTELSGEARACLVSGKDFLSETWSYRCQP, encoded by the coding sequence GTGGCTACGGTTTCGAAGACAGAACGACGTTCAGCCCCGCCATGGAAGTCGGCGGCGATCGGTTTATTCTGCGCTGCGGTCATCATCATTGTGTTCGTCGCTTCGCGCTCCTCGGACGTAGAGCAGACGGTAGCCGTCCCGACCGGGCCGCACATTTATGGCGGGAATTCTCCGCCGCCTGACGTCGACCCGGTCTTTGAGAAAGTCTGGCAAACCGCGATCGCCCGTGGCCCGCGTGAAGGGGCCATCCCGATCGTCTCCGGCCCGCTGGCCGACATCGATTACGACGGCTACCGAAAGATCATCTTCGATCCGGACAAGCAGTTCTGGAAGGGGGATGACCTCGGCTGGATTCTCGACCTATTCCACGCCGGGTATATCTTCAAAGAGCCGGTGCGGGTGTGGCAGGTGCTGTCCGACTCTGTTGCGGACTCAGCCGCGGCCCCTGCGATCGGCTCCGGCGATCCGACCGTTGAAGCTAATGCCGAGCGACAGCCGGAGATCAAGCCAATCGCGTTTGATCCCGACCTGTTCTGGTATCTTGATGACGTCGTCAAACGCGATCAAATCCCCGAACAGTTCGGCTACGCGGGCATCCGCTTGAACTCCATTTTTCAAGGAGAAGAGAGCTATCGAGAGGTGGCCAGCTTCTTAGGTGCGACCTATTTTCGCGCCCTCGGATCGGATCATATCTATGGTTCCTCCGCCCGCGGATTGGCCATCGACACCGCCTCGAATATGCCGGAGCAGTTTCCGAGTTTTCGAGAGTATTGGGTCGAACGTCCGAAGCCCGACGCCGAGCGCGTCCGAGCGTGGGCATTGCTCGACAGTGCCGGGATCACCGGTGCGTATCGGTTCGACATCTACCCGGGAGACACCACCCGGCTCGATGTCACCGCTCGGCTGAAAGCCCGGCATCAGATCGGCAAGTTGTGCATCGCCCCCATCACCAGCATGTTCATGTGGGGGGATGGAACGCCGCCGCCTTCGGGCGATAGCCGCCCTGAAGTCCATGATGCCGACGGCTTGCTTTGTTGGTCCGAGAGCGGAGAGTGGTTGTGGCGTCCGCTGCGGTGCCCGTCGACGACCACACGCTCAGTCTTCGAATTTGACGGACTGCGGGGTTTCGGACTGCTGCAACGCGATCAGTCTTATGACAACTACCGAGATGATGAGGCCCTTTATCATCGGAGATATTCGATATGGGTCGAACCGAAGCAATCGCTTGGTCGCGGACGCGTCGAACTGCTCGAAATCGAATCACCCGGTGAGTGGATCGATAACATCGCGGCGTTCTGGGTACCGGAGCGGCCGATCCTCGCAGACGACGTCATCGACCTGAAATACGACCTGCTGTTTTGCTCTGGGAATCCTCCGGCCTTTTCCGGAGGACGCGTACTGAGCTCTTCCGTGACTTACAACGCGAAGCAGGATGTGGCGAAGGTCATGCTGACCTTCGGTGGCGGAGGATTAGATGACTCGGCGAGAGATCGCGACTTTGACGTTCTCGTCACGCCGAAAGACCGCTTAATCGCCGGACCGCTGGTCCGGCGCGCTGAAGATGGAACGATCGTTGCAGTCTTTGACCTGCAAGCCGGAACGGAACTGTCAGGCGAAGCACGGGCGTGCCTCGTCTCCGGCAAAGACTTTCTTTCAGAAACATGGAGCTACCGATGTCAGCCGTAA